The sequence CTCGTCGGTGAGCACCCGGGTGAAGTTCGCCAGGCCGACGTTGACCTTCCAGCCCTGGGCGAGGCGCTCGCCGTCGGCGGCGACGAAGGAGCCGGTCGCCTCGTCGGCGGTCCAGGTCTTGCCGGTCTCGCTGTCCTTGATGCAGTCGCAGCCGGTGTCGTACGCCCGGACGGCGGTGCCCTCGTAGGCGCGGGACAGGCCGTTGGACCGGATGGCGCCGCCGGCGGTGGGCACGATCAGGTCGGTGATCTCCTGGCTCCGGACGCTGGCCTGGCCGAAGTTGAGCACCGTGTAGCCGTCGGCCGCGGTGATCTTGCCGGTCGGGCTGACCGTCACCTGCCCGACGTCGAGCTTGCGCAGCCCGCCCGCGTCACCGACGGAGACGTCCCTGGTCTTCGGGTCGGTCAGCAGGAAGACCAGCGGGTCGGTAGCCGGGTCGCCCTTGGTGGCGATGGAGAGGGAGTACTCGGTGGAGCCGGGGACCTGCTTCACCGAGGCGGCCTGGATGGCGACGACCGCGTCGTCCTTGCTGCCGCGGTGACCGTCGCCGAAGTTCGTGAAGGCGGTGCTCGCGGTGTAGAGCACCGGGAAGACCTGGAACGCGATCAGGAAGAGCGTGCCGGGGACCAGGTACTTGGCCGGGACGTGCCGGCGGGTGAGGTAGAGGTAGAACAGGCCGGCGGTGGTGGCCGCCAGGATGGCCAGCCCGATCCAGTGCTCGGCCTCGATGAGCGGGAACGCCGCCCAGATCGCGATCCCGGCCGCCAGGCCGAGCAGGACCACCTTGACGACGAGACCGGTCGCGGTGATCGGCGTGTGGTGCCGCGCGGGGCCGGAGGTGCGCGGGAGCCCGCGGCGACCGGGCTCCCGGCCCGGAGCCTGCATGGCAGACCCCGGGCCGGACAGCGACGCGCTCATTACTTGATCTGACCGGCGATGGTCTTGCCAGCGGCGGTGATCGTCTGCGCCGGGTCGGCGCCGCCGATGACGGCGGCCTCCGCCTTGCCGAACGGGTCCCAGATCGCGGCCATGGCCGGGATCGCCGGGAGCACCTGGCCGTTCTTGCCGGCCTCCTGGAACTTGGCCAGGTCCGGGTCCTCGCCCTTGACCTGGTCCAGCGCCGCGGTCAGCGCCGGCGGGCGCGGCTCGGCCTTGTAGAGGGCCACGGCCAGCTCGGGCTTGGTGACGTAGTTCGCCACGAACTCCTGGGCCAGGGCCTTGTTCTTGCCCTTGGCGGCCACGTAGAAGGCCTGGACGCCGACGAACGGCTGGGCCTCCTTGGCACCGGCGAAGCCAGGGATCGGGGAGATGTCGTACTTGACGCCGGCCTTCTTCACGTCGGCGGTCGCCCACGGGCCGGAGACCAGGTAGGCGCACTTCTTGCCGGTGAAGGTGGCGATCGAGTTGGTGTCCTGGATGGAGCGCTTCAGCACGCCCTCACCCTTCTCACCGAGCTTGCCGATCTTCTGGAAGGCCGCGATCGACTCCGGCTTGCCGACGCCGAGGTCCTTCGGGTCGTAGTCGCCGTTGGACGCGGTGCCGAAGAGGTAGCCGCCGGCGGAGGTGTACAGCGGGTAGATGTGGTACGCGTCGCCGTTCTGTCCGACCTGGAGGCAGAGGACCTCGCTGACCTTCTTCTCCGCCTTGAGCTTCTTGCCGGTGGTGACCAGATCCTCGATCGTCTTCGGCGCCTCGGGGGCCAGCTCGGTGTTGCGGATCAGCGCCAGGTTCTCCTGCGCGTACGGCACGCCGTAGAGCTGGCCGTTGAAGGTGACGGCCTTGACGGCGACCTCGCTGAACGCGCTCTTCTGCTCGGCCGGGAGCTGCACCGGGTCGATGGCGCCGTTCTGCACCATGTTGCCGATCCAGTCGTGCGCGCCGACCACGACGTCCGGGCCGCTGCCCTGCTGCGAGGCGGTGACGAAGTTGGTCTGCAGGTCCTTGGAGACGGCGTTGACCTCGACGGTGACGCCGTTCTCCTTGCCGAACGCGTCGGCGAACGGCTTGAGGGCCTCGGTCCGCTTGTCGTCGGCCCAGATGACCAGCTTGCCGCCAGCCGCCTTGCTGGACTCCTTGGCGGCCGGCTTGTCGCTGTCGCTGCCACCGCAGCCGGAGGCGGCGAGCGCCAGGCCGAGGACAGCGACCACACCCGTGGTACGGATGCGCATCGGTACTCCTGTCGTCATGGCGGCCCGCCGGGGGAAGGACGGCCCGCCAGTGGAAACCTCTGAAAGTTCTTGCTGACCGGCGCTGGGTACGCGCCGCCACTCTCGCGTGTTGCCGGGACGTTAGCAAGGCGTTGCAGAGAATGGAAGGTATTGCAGAAGTGTACGCAAGAACTTTCCCGTAGGCTAAAGTGCCGCCATGCGCGCTCGTCTGTCCGACATCGCCCAGCAGGCCGAAGTCAGCGAGGCCACGGTGTCGCGGGTGCTCAATGACCGCCCCGGGGTCGCCCCCGAGACCCGACAGGCCGTCCTGACCGCCCTCGACGTGCTCGGGTACGAGCGCCCCGCCCGGCTGCGCAAGCGCAGCGCCGGGCTGGTCGGCCTGGTGGTGCCGGAGCTGGACAACCCCATCTTCCCGGCCTTCGCCCAGGTCATCGAGTCGACGCTGGCGCAGAGCCGCTTCACCCCCGTGCTGTGCACCCAGACCCCCGGCGGCGTCACCGAGGACGAGTACGTCGAGATGCTGCTGGACCGGCAGGTCTCCGGGATCGTCTTCGTCTCCGGCCTGCACGCCGACACCGCCGCCAACCACGACCGGTACCGGGCGCTGATTGCCCGGCCGCTGCCGATCGTCATGATCAACGGATACGTCACCGGCATCGCCGCACCCTTCGTCTCCTGTGACGACCGGGAGTCGGCCGAGCTGGCCGTGGCCCACCTGGTGGCGCTCGGGCACCGCCGGATCGGTCTGATCACCGGGCCGGACCGGTTCGTCCCGGTGCAGCGCAAGGTGGCCGGCTGGAAGTCCGCGATGACCCGGCTGGCCGGGCTCGCCGAGGGCGAGCTGGACGACCTGGCCGAGCTGTCCCTCTTCGGCGTGGAGGGCGGCGAGGCCGCCGCCGGCCGGCTGATCGAGCGCGGGGTCACCGGCATCGTCTGCGGCTCCGATCTGATGGCGCTCGGCGCGGTCCGGGCCGCCCGCCAGCGCGGCCTCACCGTCCCCGGCGACGTCTCCGTGGTCGGGTACGACGACTCCCCGCTGATGGCCTTCACCGACCCGCCGCTGACCACCGTGCGCCAGCCGGTCATCGCCATGGCGGTGGCCGCGGTCCGGGCGCTGGTCGACGAGATCAACGGCCACCCCGCCCCGCACTCCGAGTACCTGTTCCGGCCGGAGCTGGTGGTCCGCGGCTCCACCGCGGTGGTCCGTCCGGCCGACGCCGGCCCGGAGGACGGCCCGCACCGGCAGCGTCCGCCGGCGTCCTCCCTCGTCGTCCCGGCCTGACCTGTCCACAGCATTTCTTGCGCAAGGTATGCTTGACTCTTGCAGCGCCGAGCCGGCATCCTGCTCGGACACCCGCGCCCGCTCACCCACGCCGGCGCGGACCCCGCACGCCGGCCTGCGCAGAGAACGAGGATCGTCAAACGATGACCGCCAGCACCCCCACGCCGACCACCGACGACGACTGGTGGCGATCCGCAGTCGTCTACCAGGTCTACGTGCGCAGCTTCGCCGACGCGAACGGCGACGGCGTCGGTGACCTCCAGGGCATCCGGCAGCGCCTGCCCTACCTGCGCGACCTCGGCGTGGACGCCCTCTGGCTGACCCCCTTCTACACCTCGCCCCAGGTGGACGCCGGCTACGACGTGGCCGACTACCGGGACGTGGACCCGCTCTTCGGCGACCTCGCCGACTTCGACGCGATGATCCGCGACGCGCACGCCCTGGGCCTGCGCATCATCGTGGACCTGGTGCCCAACCACACC comes from Micromonospora viridifaciens and encodes:
- a CDS encoding ABC transporter permease subunit, with the translated sequence MSASLSGPGSAMQAPGREPGRRGLPRTSGPARHHTPITATGLVVKVVLLGLAAGIAIWAAFPLIEAEHWIGLAILAATTAGLFYLYLTRRHVPAKYLVPGTLFLIAFQVFPVLYTASTAFTNFGDGHRGSKDDAVVAIQAASVKQVPGSTEYSLSIATKGDPATDPLVFLLTDPKTRDVSVGDAGGLRKLDVGQVTVSPTGKITAADGYTVLNFGQASVRSQEITDLIVPTAGGAIRSNGLSRAYEGTAVRAYDTGCDCIKDSETGKTWTADEATGSFVAADGERLAQGWKVNVGLANFTRVLTDENISGPFLGTLLWNFAFAIASTGGTFLLGMLIALALHSPRMRATNLYRVLLILPYAMPSFAMLLVWRDMFNTDFGLLNNLFGLGVDWFGGEWTARFAVILVQLWLGYPYMFLVTTGALQAIPRELTEATSVDGASPWQSFRAVTLPLLLVALSPLLISSFAYNFNNFNAIYLTTEGAPFPADNPSNGATDLLITYTYRLAFGGQGAQFGFAAAISLFIFTIVAVVSAVSFRRTRKQEEVYS
- a CDS encoding sugar ABC transporter substrate-binding protein — translated: MRIRTTGVVAVLGLALAASGCGGSDSDKPAAKESSKAAGGKLVIWADDKRTEALKPFADAFGKENGVTVEVNAVSKDLQTNFVTASQQGSGPDVVVGAHDWIGNMVQNGAIDPVQLPAEQKSAFSEVAVKAVTFNGQLYGVPYAQENLALIRNTELAPEAPKTIEDLVTTGKKLKAEKKVSEVLCLQVGQNGDAYHIYPLYTSAGGYLFGTASNGDYDPKDLGVGKPESIAAFQKIGKLGEKGEGVLKRSIQDTNSIATFTGKKCAYLVSGPWATADVKKAGVKYDISPIPGFAGAKEAQPFVGVQAFYVAAKGKNKALAQEFVANYVTKPELAVALYKAEPRPPALTAALDQVKGEDPDLAKFQEAGKNGQVLPAIPAMAAIWDPFGKAEAAVIGGADPAQTITAAGKTIAGQIK
- a CDS encoding LacI family DNA-binding transcriptional regulator, which gives rise to MRARLSDIAQQAEVSEATVSRVLNDRPGVAPETRQAVLTALDVLGYERPARLRKRSAGLVGLVVPELDNPIFPAFAQVIESTLAQSRFTPVLCTQTPGGVTEDEYVEMLLDRQVSGIVFVSGLHADTAANHDRYRALIARPLPIVMINGYVTGIAAPFVSCDDRESAELAVAHLVALGHRRIGLITGPDRFVPVQRKVAGWKSAMTRLAGLAEGELDDLAELSLFGVEGGEAAAGRLIERGVTGIVCGSDLMALGAVRAARQRGLTVPGDVSVVGYDDSPLMAFTDPPLTTVRQPVIAMAVAAVRALVDEINGHPAPHSEYLFRPELVVRGSTAVVRPADAGPEDGPHRQRPPASSLVVPA